From a region of the Argiope bruennichi chromosome 8, qqArgBrue1.1, whole genome shotgun sequence genome:
- the LOC129981498 gene encoding E3 ubiquitin-protein ligase RNF126-B-like has translation MSLSLYTQLLRAVLEQLPEPAEVHVGEAYREEMVKLAKEMVPTIDLKLVPIISEELKSFARKKDGLQWFLWKTEGIPRLMEFAMTLYCNYDKHMSEMDKWTRLGELTIESIYSSPGPESCFGDCPICTEPLHRKITTSCGHNFHGECLEMWMKENLSCPMCRKNLCGYAWHRS, from the coding sequence ATGTCCCTCTCTTTATACACACAATTGCTGCGAGCAGTGCTGGAACAGTTGCCGGAGCCAGCAGAGGTTCATGTGGGTGAGGCCTACAGGGAAGAGATGGTGAAGCTTGCAAAAGAGATGGTACCAACTATTGATCTGAAGTTGGTACCTATCATCAGCGAGGAGTTGAAATCGTTTGCACGGAAAAAGGATGGATTGCAATGGTTTTTGTGGAAGACAGAAGGGATCCCCCGTCTGATGGAATTTGCCATGACGCTCTATTGCAATTACGATAAGCATATGAGCGAAATGGACAAATGGACCAGATTGGGGGAACTAACCATAGAGTCCATCTACTCTTCCCCAGGGCCAGAAAGTTGTTTCGGAGATTGTCCGATATGCACGGAGCCTCTGCATAGAAAAATAACAACTTCATGCGGGCACAACTTTCATGGAGAATGTTTAGAAATGTGGATGAAAGAGAACTTGTCTTGTCCAATGTGTAGAAAGAACCTCTGCGGGTATGCTTGGCATCGGTCATGA